The following proteins are co-located in the Pseudomonas sp. ATCC 13867 genome:
- the queE gene encoding 7-carboxy-7-deazaguanine synthase QueE — MQQTLRITEIFYSLQGETRTAGLPTVFVRLTGCPLRCQYCDTAYAFSGGEIQSLDAVLERVAAYKPRYVCVTGGEPLAQPNCIPLLRRLCDAGYDVSLETSGALDISATDRRVSRVLDLKTPGSGEASRNRYENIGELTPNDQVKFVICSRGDYDWAVSKLIEYRLEQRAGEVLFSPSHRQVDARALADWIVSDNLPVRLQLQLHKILWNDEPGH, encoded by the coding sequence ATGCAACAGACCCTGCGAATCACCGAGATTTTCTACTCGTTGCAGGGGGAAACGCGCACCGCCGGCTTGCCGACGGTGTTCGTGCGGCTGACCGGCTGTCCCCTGCGCTGCCAGTACTGCGATACCGCCTATGCCTTCAGTGGTGGCGAAATCCAGTCCCTCGACGCCGTCCTCGAGCGCGTCGCGGCTTACAAGCCACGCTATGTCTGTGTCACCGGTGGCGAGCCGCTGGCCCAGCCCAACTGCATCCCGCTGCTGCGGCGCCTCTGCGATGCCGGCTATGACGTGTCGCTGGAAACCAGTGGTGCGTTGGACATCTCCGCCACCGACCGCCGCGTCAGCCGTGTGCTGGACCTGAAGACGCCGGGCTCCGGCGAAGCGTCGCGCAATCGCTACGAGAACATCGGAGAGCTGACGCCCAACGATCAGGTGAAGTTCGTCATCTGCTCGCGCGGGGACTACGACTGGGCAGTTTCCAAACTCATCGAATACCGCCTGGAGCAGCGTGCCGGCGAGGTGCTGTTCTCGCCCAGTCATCGCCAGGTGGACGCCCGTGCGCTGGCCGACTGGATTGTCAGTGACAACCTGCCGGTACGCCTGCAACTGCAACTGCACAAGATTCTCTGGAATGACGAGCCGGGCCACTGA
- a CDS encoding M48 family metalloprotease translates to MKVLRPALLTIACALAAPAMSDDLPSLGDASSSIVSPEQEFQLGRAWLSMLRSQVDSLNDPQLKDYVESTVYRLAESSELQDHRLAFILIRDKQINAFAAPGGVVGVNGGLFLYAQTEGEYIAVLAHELGHLSQRHFARGIEAQQRMQIPVMAAMLAGIVAAAAGAGDAGIAAIASTQAAAIQNQLRFSRQNEQEADRVGVTTMVRAGYDPRSMPNMFERLARQYRYEGKPPEFLLTHPVTESRIADTRNRAEQFPKGGKEDTLRYELMRARVQLMFEETPGMAGKRFRAVLDDDPKNDAARYGLALSQIRIGQLNEARGGLQQLLAKAPNDISYNLALVDLDITANKLPDAQARVQRLLSQFPQSYPLIQAQADLMLKSNRAADAEKTLFKLSQKRPLDPDVWSRLADACTLSGNAIGVYQARAEFYALTGDYKQAIEQLDFAKRRAGGNFTLAARLDARQQEFREQERLLKEMMGR, encoded by the coding sequence ATGAAAGTACTGCGCCCAGCCTTGCTCACCATCGCCTGCGCCCTCGCAGCGCCCGCGATGTCGGACGACCTGCCATCCCTGGGCGACGCCAGCTCGTCCATCGTATCCCCGGAACAGGAGTTCCAGCTCGGCCGCGCCTGGTTGAGCATGCTGCGCAGCCAGGTCGATTCGCTCAACGACCCGCAACTGAAGGATTACGTCGAGTCCACCGTCTACCGCCTGGCCGAGTCCAGCGAGCTGCAGGACCATCGCCTGGCATTCATCCTGATCCGCGACAAGCAGATCAACGCCTTCGCCGCTCCCGGCGGCGTGGTGGGCGTCAACGGCGGCCTGTTCCTCTACGCCCAGACCGAAGGCGAATACATCGCCGTACTGGCGCACGAACTCGGCCACCTGAGCCAACGCCACTTCGCCCGCGGCATCGAAGCGCAGCAACGCATGCAGATTCCGGTGATGGCCGCCATGCTGGCTGGTATCGTCGCCGCCGCAGCCGGTGCCGGCGATGCCGGCATCGCCGCCATCGCCTCGACCCAGGCGGCAGCCATCCAGAACCAACTGCGCTTCTCCCGGCAGAACGAACAGGAAGCCGACCGCGTCGGCGTCACCACTATGGTTCGCGCCGGCTACGACCCGCGCTCCATGCCCAACATGTTCGAGCGCCTCGCCCGCCAGTACCGCTACGAGGGCAAGCCGCCGGAGTTCCTGCTGACCCACCCGGTGACCGAATCGCGTATCGCCGACACCCGCAACCGCGCCGAGCAGTTCCCCAAGGGCGGCAAGGAAGACACTCTGCGCTACGAGCTGATGCGCGCCCGCGTCCAGCTGATGTTCGAGGAAACCCCCGGCATGGCCGGCAAGCGTTTCCGCGCGGTGCTGGACGACGACCCGAAGAACGATGCAGCCCGCTACGGCCTGGCGCTCTCGCAGATCCGCATCGGCCAGTTGAACGAGGCCCGCGGCGGCCTCCAGCAACTACTGGCCAAGGCGCCCAACGACATCAGCTACAACCTGGCCCTGGTCGATCTGGACATCACCGCCAACAAGCTCCCCGATGCCCAGGCGCGGGTGCAGCGCCTGCTCAGCCAGTTCCCGCAGAGCTATCCGCTGATCCAGGCCCAGGCCGATCTGATGCTGAAGAGCAACCGCGCCGCCGATGCCGAGAAGACCCTGTTCAAGCTGTCCCAGAAGCGGCCGCTGGACCCGGACGTCTGGAGTCGCCTGGCCGACGCCTGCACCCTCAGCGGCAACGCCATCGGCGTGTACCAGGCACGCGCCGAGTTCTACGCCCTCACCGGCGACTACAAGCAGGCCATCGAGCAACTGGACTTCGCCAAGCGGCGTGCCGGCGGCAACTTCACCCTGGCCGCGCGCCTGGATGCGCGCCAGCAGGAGTTCCGCGAACAGGAACGTCTGCTGAAGGAGATGATGGGCCGCTGA
- a CDS encoding IS4 family transposase, whose protein sequence is MSFQQQLLDLGELFNFSDLSTFTQNIPVEWVASALDLSAQATIRRRRLPSDQVLWLVLGMALFRDEPVHEVARRLNICAQGLASYDLLARSGVTEARKRLGADPVEWLFRQTGHQWGRERYDGDTWQGLQVLAVDGALLRTPDTPELREHFGSGNTSTDRQTPFPMLRLAALMNVRSHLILDAQLSPYRRSEMRLADTFLQQVPDHSVTLFDKGFWSADLLLGLAKGGDNRHWLIPARKALVSEEVTRYGKGDRLLRMKVSTPARKRNPDLPTHWEVREVSYEVGGKVKTLLTSLPADIHNAKAVVKLYQERWEIELGFRDIKSSLQQNAMTLRSKVKELVYQEVWGVLLAYNIIRREASQAAVAFGRSPSDIRFKPVAHYIAVQLIVMAAANPISATGRRLSELRSGLGGLFLDHRPRPSRPRTVKISKSRYPVDCKAAPLK, encoded by the coding sequence ATGTCTTTCCAACAGCAACTGCTCGACCTAGGCGAGTTGTTCAACTTCTCCGATTTGAGCACCTTCACCCAGAACATTCCGGTCGAGTGGGTGGCGTCCGCGCTGGACCTTTCCGCCCAGGCGACCATCCGGCGGCGCCGCCTGCCCAGCGACCAGGTGCTCTGGCTGGTGCTGGGGATGGCGTTGTTCCGCGACGAACCGGTCCATGAAGTGGCAAGGCGTCTGAACATCTGCGCCCAGGGGCTGGCCTCCTACGACCTTCTGGCCAGAAGTGGCGTCACCGAGGCGCGCAAACGGTTGGGTGCCGATCCGGTTGAGTGGCTGTTTCGCCAGACGGGTCACCAATGGGGCCGCGAGCGCTACGACGGCGATACCTGGCAGGGCTTGCAGGTGTTGGCCGTGGATGGCGCACTGCTGCGCACCCCAGACACCCCCGAACTCCGGGAGCATTTCGGCTCTGGCAATACCTCCACCGACCGCCAGACACCATTCCCCATGCTGCGGCTTGCAGCCCTGATGAATGTGCGCTCGCACCTGATCCTGGATGCCCAGCTGAGTCCCTACCGCCGTAGCGAAATGCGCTTGGCCGATACATTCCTGCAGCAGGTTCCCGATCACTCGGTGACGCTGTTCGACAAGGGATTTTGGAGTGCTGACTTGCTACTGGGGCTGGCCAAGGGCGGTGACAACCGTCATTGGTTGATTCCGGCACGCAAGGCCCTGGTCAGCGAGGAGGTGACGCGTTACGGCAAAGGGGATCGCCTGCTGCGCATGAAGGTGTCGACCCCGGCACGCAAGCGCAATCCGGACCTGCCAACGCACTGGGAGGTGCGTGAGGTCAGCTACGAAGTAGGGGGCAAGGTAAAAACCCTTTTGACCTCACTGCCGGCGGATATCCATAACGCCAAAGCCGTGGTGAAGCTGTACCAGGAACGCTGGGAGATCGAGCTGGGCTTCCGGGATATCAAAAGCTCCTTACAGCAGAATGCAATGACCCTGCGCAGCAAGGTCAAGGAACTGGTCTATCAAGAGGTCTGGGGAGTGTTGCTGGCCTACAACATCATCCGCCGTGAGGCCAGTCAGGCTGCGGTGGCCTTTGGCCGTTCCCCAAGCGACATACGTTTCAAGCCGGTGGCCCACTATATCGCCGTGCAATTGATCGTGATGGCGGCGGCCAACCCGATTTCGGCAACAGGCAGGCGCCTCTCGGAGCTGAGATCGGGACTCGGAGGACTGTTTCTGGATCACCGTCCAAGGCCCTCAAGACCAAGGACGGTGAAGATCTCCAAGTCCCGCTACCCAGTGGATTGCAAGGCTGCTCCGCTTAAGTGA
- the queC gene encoding 7-cyano-7-deazaguanine synthase QueC: protein MNDKKAVILLSGGLDSATVVALARAEGYDCYTMSFDYGQRHRAELQAAERVASQLGVIEHKVIGLDLNDIGGSALTDSSIDVPEAPSEGIPVTYVPARNTVFLSLALGWAEVLGARDIFIGVNAVDYSGYPDCRPEFVEAFERMANLATKAGVEGEGFRIQAPLQFLSKAQIVQAGIAQGVDYSLTVSCYQADDDGRACGKCDSCRLRADGFRAAGIEDPTRYF from the coding sequence ATGAATGACAAGAAGGCCGTGATCCTGCTCTCTGGCGGCCTGGACTCCGCGACCGTGGTCGCCCTGGCCAGGGCCGAGGGCTATGACTGCTATACCATGAGCTTCGACTACGGCCAGCGCCACCGTGCCGAGTTGCAGGCGGCCGAGCGTGTGGCGAGCCAGTTGGGTGTCATCGAGCACAAGGTGATCGGCCTGGACCTGAACGACATCGGTGGCTCGGCCCTGACCGACAGCAGCATCGATGTGCCCGAAGCGCCGAGCGAGGGCATTCCGGTGACCTATGTGCCGGCGCGCAATACCGTGTTCCTTTCCCTCGCTCTCGGCTGGGCCGAGGTGTTGGGCGCGCGGGACATCTTCATTGGCGTGAATGCGGTGGACTACTCTGGCTACCCGGATTGCCGTCCGGAGTTCGTCGAGGCCTTCGAGCGCATGGCCAACCTGGCTACCAAGGCCGGTGTGGAAGGTGAGGGCTTCCGCATTCAGGCGCCGCTGCAGTTCCTCTCCAAGGCGCAGATCGTCCAGGCCGGCATTGCCCAGGGCGTGGACTACAGCCTTACGGTTTCCTGCTATCAGGCGGACGATGACGGGCGCGCGTGCGGCAAGTGCGACAGTTGCAGGCTGCGTGCTGACGGCTTTCGCGCAGCCGGGATTGAAGACCCGACGCGATATTTCTGA
- the nadA gene encoding quinolinate synthase NadA, with the protein MSQISERLLVQAHLAAKQPRVLSAQEEADYRAAIAAELKAQNAVLVAHYYCDPVIQALAEETGGCVSDSLEMARFGNQHPAQTVVVAGVRFMGETAKILNPEKRVLMPTLEATCSLDLGCPVDEFSAFCDQHPERTVVVYANTSAAVKARADWVVTSSCAVEIVEHLMDNGEPILWAPDQHLGRYIQRETGADMLLWDGACIVHEEFKAKQLEDLKAVYPDAAILVHPESPEAVVELADAVGSTSQLIKAAQTMPNKRFIVATDRGIFYKMQQLCPDKEFIEAPTAGNGAACRSCAHCPWMAMNTLERTLTCLKEGSGEIFVDPALIPKAIKPLKRMLDFTQAARLRVAGNA; encoded by the coding sequence ATGTCCCAGATTTCCGAACGCCTGTTGGTTCAGGCTCACCTGGCTGCCAAGCAGCCGCGGGTGCTGAGTGCACAGGAAGAGGCCGATTACCGCGCGGCCATCGCTGCCGAGCTCAAGGCGCAGAACGCCGTGCTGGTCGCGCATTACTACTGTGACCCGGTGATCCAGGCGCTGGCCGAGGAAACCGGCGGTTGCGTTTCCGATTCGCTGGAAATGGCCCGCTTCGGCAACCAGCACCCGGCACAGACCGTGGTGGTTGCCGGCGTTCGCTTCATGGGCGAGACCGCCAAGATCCTCAACCCGGAAAAGCGCGTGCTGATGCCGACCCTGGAGGCAACCTGTTCGCTGGATCTCGGCTGTCCGGTGGATGAGTTCTCGGCGTTCTGCGACCAGCACCCGGAGCGCACCGTGGTGGTCTACGCGAACACCTCGGCGGCGGTGAAAGCGCGGGCGGACTGGGTGGTGACCTCCAGTTGCGCGGTGGAGATCGTCGAGCACCTGATGGATAACGGCGAGCCGATCCTCTGGGCGCCGGACCAGCATCTGGGTCGCTACATCCAGCGCGAGACCGGTGCCGACATGCTGCTCTGGGATGGCGCCTGCATTGTCCACGAGGAATTCAAGGCCAAGCAGCTGGAGGACCTCAAGGCGGTCTACCCGGACGCGGCGATCCTGGTGCACCCGGAGTCGCCCGAGGCGGTGGTCGAGCTGGCCGATGCGGTGGGCTCCACCAGCCAACTGATCAAGGCCGCGCAGACGATGCCGAACAAGCGCTTCATCGTCGCTACCGACCGCGGCATCTTCTACAAGATGCAGCAGCTGTGCCCGGACAAGGAGTTCATCGAAGCGCCCACCGCCGGCAATGGCGCGGCCTGCCGCAGCTGCGCGCACTGCCCGTGGATGGCGATGAACACCCTGGAGCGCACCTTGACGTGCCTGAAGGAGGGGAGTGGCGAGATCTTCGTCGATCCGGCGCTGATTCCCAAGGCCATCAAGCCGCTCAAGCGCATGCTCGACTTCACCCAGGCCGCCAGGCTGAGGGTGGCGGGCAACGCCTGA